A genomic window from Aquila chrysaetos chrysaetos chromosome 21, bAquChr1.4, whole genome shotgun sequence includes:
- the SERTM2 gene encoding serine-rich and transmembrane domain-containing 2 translates to MTEIYFKFRGNLTGRIHFPTLATEVDTTADKYSSLYVYVGLFLTLLAILLILLFSMLLRLKHVISPITTSPESTENVQQFTDVEMHSRIPTT, encoded by the coding sequence ATGACtgagatttatttcaaattccGTGGAAACCTGACTGGCCGCATCCACTTTCCAACTCTGGCTACAGAAGTAGACACAACAGCAGATAAATATTCCAGCCTCTACGTGTACGTGGGATTGTTCCTAACACTTCTGGCTATCCTTCTCATACTGCTTTTCTCCATGCTTTTGCGCCTGAAGCATGTTATTTCCCCAATCACCACGTCTCCAGAAAGCACTGAGAACGTCCAACAGTTCACAGATGTGGAAATGCACAGCAGGATTCCTACCACTTAA